DNA from Cryptosporangium minutisporangium:
GCCGTGCAGGGATCATCTGGCCAGGGATGCTTCGGATAGCGGCCGCGGAGTTCGGCGCGGACCTGGGGGTATCCGGTGCGCCAGAACGACGCGAGGTCGGACGTCACCGCGACCGGACGCCCGGCCGGCGAGAGCAAGTGCAGCCGCACCGGCACCCGCCCGCCGCCCACCGTCGGCGCCTGCGCCCACCCGAACGCCTCCTGCACCTTGACCGCGAGCACCGGCGCGTCCGGGTCCCCGTAGTCCACCCGGATGCGCGACCCGCTCGGCACCGGGAGCCGCTCCGGCGCCAACTCGTCCAGCCGGGTCGCCTCGGGCCACGGCAGCAGCCGCCGGAGCGCGGCGCCCGCGTCGATCGCCGCCAGGTCCGTACGCCGCCGGACGTTCCCCAGGTCGGGGCCGAGCCACTCCGCCGCCCGCTCCAGCAGCGATTCGTCGTCCACCGCCGGCCAGGGCGGTCCGACGGCCGCCGCACAGAACGCGAGGCGTTCCCGCAGGGCGCGCGCGTCGGTGTCCCACCGCAGCCGGTGCAGGCCTTCTGCGCGGACGCCGTCCAGCACCGCGTCGATGCGGGCCTGCGGGTCCGGGGCGAGCCGACGTTCGGCGAGCTCGATCGCGCCGAGGCGGTCGACCGTGCGGGCGATCAGCTCGCCATCGCCCCACCGCACCTCGTCGGCGCTGGTCAGCAACGCCGCCCCGGCCTCGGTCGCGGTCGGCTCGTCGACCGCGGCAGCGAGCCGGATCCGAGCCGA
Protein-coding regions in this window:
- a CDS encoding ATP-dependent helicase C-terminal domain-containing protein, translated to GATGPDGPGGPGGPDGDGGAGGKPGGSSSGSSVGKRARGRGLRDDLAAGLIVGLAYPERLARVRTASSRTYLMAGGTAADLPDGSPLTGVPWLAIASADRSPGHASARIRLAAAVDEPTATEAGAALLTSADEVRWGDGELIARTVDRLGAIELAERRLAPDPQARIDAVLDGVRAEGLHRLRWDTDARALRERLAFCAAAVGPPWPAVDDESLLERAAEWLGPDLGNVRRRTDLAAIDAGAALRRLLPWPEATRLDELAPERLPVPSGSRIRVDYGDPDAPVLAVKVQEAFGWAQAPTVGGGRVPVRLHLLSPAGRPVAVTSDLASFWRTGYPQVRAELRGRYPKHPWPDDPCTARPRRR